The following proteins are co-located in the Silene latifolia isolate original U9 population chromosome 1, ASM4854445v1, whole genome shotgun sequence genome:
- the LOC141592936 gene encoding microtubule-destabilizing protein 60-like isoform X2: protein MSSQAKDTPTVRQNVPKNQENSNPNLTSPAFKSSPSSSLRGSKQIHKSASKNPTFVSPKKKIRERKFVVVAKKNNPKKQDSDSGSGVNCKCKEKINGKCLCVAYENLRVSQEEFFKSRDGSSSVVTEEHSEVSDGGRNRDKESNSRENEVWEVSDEKGICEPEEGESPKGLGLGLGSSTMKRRRDLLLEEARASVPESGKVMHLVKAFERLLTLPKKNEQKDEENEKKGIRWALPGLQQPPRAPETETHESSSGFCPGEYFFTAESLGFDAHVSSSLDSSRGSVSSRSSIGSRRSRRSGSFSSETVGGRKWKLKQKQQHRVTSLRPFRLRTEQRGKAKEEEFVKKLQEMMAEEEKQRIPLAQGLPWTTDEPECLVKPPVKEVTRPIDLKLHSDVRAVERADFDCQRSSVLRITSQKLGTLLMCCRYFSSFIGTDKGGFFRS, encoded by the exons ATGTCGTCGCAAGCTAAAGACACACCAACTGTTCGACAAAATGTCCCAAAGAATCAAGAGAATTCTAACCCTAATCTCACTAGCCCAGCCTTCAAATCCTCACCTTCTTCATCACTCCGTGGATCGAAACAAATCCATAAATCCGCGTCGAAAAACCCGACATTTGTTTCTCCTAAGAAAAAAATTAGAGAAAGGAAGTTTGTTGTGGTTGCAAAGAAGAATAATCCAAAGAAGCAGGATTCGGATTCGGGTTCGGGTGTGAATTGTAAATGTAAGGAGAAGATTAATGGGAAATGTCTGTGTGTTGCGTATGAGAATTTACGGGTTTCGCAAGAGGAATTCTTTAAGTCTAGAGATGGTAGTAGTAGTGTGGTGACAGAGGAGCATTCAGAGGTAAGTGACGGGGGTCGAAACCGGGATAAAGAGAGTAATTCGAGGGAAAATGAAGTTTGGGAGGTGTCTGATGAAAAGGGTATTTGTGAGCCGGAGGAAGGTGAATCTCCgaaagggttagggttagggttagggagTTCGACGATGAAGCGAAGGAGGGATTTGTTGTTAGAGGAAGCGAGAGCTAGTGTACCGGAGTCGGGAAAAGTGATGCATTTGGTTAAGGCATTTGAGAGGTTATTGACATTGCCTAAGAAAAATGAACAAAAGGATGAAgagaatgagaagaaagggattAGATGGGCATTGCCTGGTTTGCAACAACCACCTAGGGCACCAGAGACGGAGACACACGAGTCATCGTCTGGATTTTGCCCTGGGGAGTATTTCTTCACTGCtgagagtttagggtttgatgctCATGTTTCCTCTTCACTTGATAGTAGTAGGGGAAG TGTCTCAAGCAGAAGTTCCATTGGTAGTCGTAGAAGCCGAAGAAGT GGTTCATTTTCTTCTGAGACTGTTGGTGGAAGAAAATGGAAATTGAAGCAAAAACAACAGCATAGAGTCACATCCCTGAGACCTTTCAGGCTGAGAACTGAG CAAAGAGGAAAGGCGAAGGAGGAAGAGTTTGTCAAGAAATTGCAAGAAATGATGGCTGAAGAAGAGAAGCAGCGAATTCCTCTTGCACAGGGTCTTCCATGGACAACTGATGAGCCAGAG TGTCTGGTTAAACCACCAGTGAAAGAAGTCACCAGACCCATTGACTTGAAGCTCCATAGTGATGTCAGGGCTGTGGAACGTGCTGATTTTGACTGCCAG AGAAGTTCAGTTTTGAGAATCACTAGCCAGAAACTTGGAACACTTTTGATGTGTTGCcgttatttctcttcttttatcgGAACTGACAAGGGTGGTTTTTTTCGCTCATAA
- the LOC141592895 gene encoding uncharacterized protein LOC141592895 isoform X1, which produces MEATQTNMSSGCSNHAVSIDRCNQLAETSAFVHPTTAPRYESYRGLIGAHPETKRRGSPSNNRFKGTVKLPDSAYHPQIPAPASPKGVSNCYVFKSRLQEYAQKVELPTPTYETIKEGPSHAPSFRSTVIVGGSRYDSLLGFYNRKAAEQSAAEVALMDLSASGDKKESISVPVHETGLCKNVLQEYAQKMNYAIPTYTCKKEGATGRSNLFSCTVDIGGIQYIGTAATSKKEAEIKAARTALLAIHSSRSVEGEFGGKNNYTVVPLKRKVPETSFPQEETPKPKKSKKNRYRNKRLKKTQPGSSDNQIQAQAENMAISVNNTTGFPTGDQNVQVAGDGQIGHCLESSAQVNGATNVVAHIGEPSEGEGDGTVQQEGDMNTGSGDTVVSLTDANSNNGPTNMTPMEASTMKFMNHEKVGNDDHDVDSITPLINTQAYQQVVLLRSDSRTEPGELGDGPTDAKALYLGVDPLEHLVAANASSLREESNTGISDAVRLDSRIEPGGLGDGPTAAKAVLPGVDPAEHVVATNASPLREESNTGISDAVRSDSTTEPGDSGDGPTDAKPLSPGVGRVDHVVAANASLLREETKVDEISAVDTVISCSDQTVNDADSNAQE; this is translated from the exons ATGGAAGCTACTCAAACAAATATGTCTAGTGGCTGCAGCAATCATGCAGTATCTATTGACCGTTGCAATCAATTAGCTGAAACATCAGCTTTTGTGCACCCTACAACAGCTCCGAGGTATGAATCCTATCGTGGCCTTATAGGAGCACACCCTGAGACTAAAAGGCGGGGTAGTCCCAGTAACAATCGATTTAAAGGGACTGTCAAACTTCCGGATTCTGCTTACCATCCACAAATCCCAGCCCCAGCCTCCCCGAAAG GAGTATCAAATTGTTATGTGTTCAAGAGTCGATTACAAGAATATGCCCAAAAAGTTGAGCTTCCTACGCCTACCTATGAGACCATTAAAGAAGGACCTTCACATGCGCCTTCTTTCAGGTCAACTGTAATAGTTGGTGGTTCTAGATATGATTCGCTCCTTGGGTTCTACAATCGCAAGGCAGCGGAACAATCAGCAGCTGAAGTTGCATTGATGGATTTATCTGCCTCCGGTGATAAGAAAGAATCAATTTCTGTACCTGTG CATGAAACTGGTTTATGTAAGAATGTACTCCAAGAGTATGCTCAGAAGATGAACTATGCCATCCCAACATATACATGCAAAAAGGAGGGTGCAACTGGTAGATCAAACCTCTTTTCATGCACTGTTGATATAGGCGGAATTCAGTACATTGGGACTGCAGCAACAAGCAAAAAAGAAGCCGAGATCAAAGCTGCAAGAACCGCGCTACTTGCAATTCATTCGAGTAGGAGTGTCGAAGGTGAGTTTGGCGGCAAAAATAATTATACAGTTGTGCCATTGAAAAGGAAGGTGCCTGAAACTTCTTTTCCCCAAGAGGAAACTCCAAAACCCAAAAAGTCAAAGAAGAATAGATACAGAAATAAACGTCTCAAGAAAACACAACCGGGTTCCTCAGATAATCAAATTCAAGCTCAAGCTGAGAACATGGCAATCTCTGTTAACAACACTACAGGCTTTCCAACTGGAGATCAGAATGTTCAAGTGGCAGGTGATGGACAAATTGGACACTGTCTGGAAAGTTCGGCTCAGGTTAACGGGGCTACAAATGTAGTTGCACATATTGGAGAACCATCTGAGGGAGAAGGTGATGGTACGGTGCAGCAAGAAGGTGACATGAACACTGGTTCAGGAGATACTGTAGTGTCATTAACAGATGCAAATAGTAATAATGGTCCTACCAATATGACCCCTATGGAAGCTTCGACAATGAAATTTATGAACCATGAGAAAGTAGGAAACGATGATCATGACGTTGACAGCATTACCCCGTTGATCAATACTCAAGCCTACCAGCAGGTTGTTTTACTAAGATCAGATTCCAGGACTGAGCCTGGTGAGTTAGGAGACGGCCCAACTGATGCAAAGGCATTGTACCTTGGTGTTGATCCATTAGAGCATCTTGTGGCCGCAAATGCCAGTTCTTTGAGGGAAGAAAGTAACACAGGAATAAGTGATGCGGTAAGATTGGATTCTAGGATCGAGCCAGGTGGTTTAGGAGATGGCCCAACTGCTGCAAAGGCAGTTTTACCTGGTGTTGATCCAGCAGAGCATGTCGTGGCCACAAATGCCAGTCCTTTGAGGGAAGAAAGCAACACGGGAATAAGTGATGCTGTAAGatcagattctacgaccgagccTGGTGATTCAGGAGATGGCCCAACTGATGCAAAGCCATTGTCACCTGGTGTTGGCCGAGTAGACCATGTAGTCGCCGCCAATGCTAGTCTGTTGAGGGAAGAAACAAAAGTGGATGAAATTAGTGCAGTTGATACTGTCATATCATGTTCCGACCAGACTGTAAATGACGCTGATTCGAATGCTCAAGAATGA
- the LOC141592929 gene encoding ras-related protein RABH1b-like: MAPVSALAKYKLVFLGDQSVGKTSIITRFMYDKFDNTYQATIGIDFLSKTMYLEDRTVRLQLWDTAGQERFRSLIPSYIRDSSVAVIVYDVASRQSFLNTIKWIEEVRNERGSDVIIVLVGNKTDLVDKRQVSIEEGEAKGKELNVMFIETSAKAGFNIKALFRKIAAALPGMETLSSTKQEDMVDVSLKSTSSAQQSGAQSGGCAC, from the exons ATGGCGCCAGTATCAGCTCTCGCGAAATACAAGTTAGTGTTTTTAGGCGATCAATCCGTCGGAAAAACTAGTATAATCACTCGATTCATGTATGATAAGTTCGATAATACTTACCAG GCTACAATTGGTATTGATTTTCTATCAAAGACCATGTATCTTGAAGATCGTACTGTGCGTCTGCAACTGTG GGATACAGCTGGTCAGGAGAGGTTCAGGAGTCTTATACCTAGCTACATAAGGGACTCATCGGTTGCAGTAATAGTATATGATGTTGCAA GCCGACAGTCCTTCCTAAACACCATTAAGTGGATAGAAGAGGTCCGCAATGAGAGGGGAAGTGATGTTATAATTGTCCTTGTTGGAAACAAAACCGATCTTGTGGATAAAAG GCAAGTGTCAATTGAGGAAGGGGAAGCCAAAGGCAAGGAACTCAATGTCATGTTCATCGAAACTAGTGCAAAAGCCGGCTTCAACATAAAG GCACTCTTCCGGAAAATTGCAGCTGCCTTACCTGGAATGGAGACACTCTCTTCAACAAAGCAAGAGGACATGGTGGATGTAAGTTTGAAGTCCACCTCAAGTGCACAACAGTCGGGCGCGCAGTCCGGTGGTTGTGCTTGCTGA
- the LOC141592936 gene encoding microtubule-destabilizing protein 60-like isoform X1 yields MSSQAKDTPTVRQNVPKNQENSNPNLTSPAFKSSPSSSLRGSKQIHKSASKNPTFVSPKKKIRERKFVVVAKKNNPKKQDSDSGSGVNCKCKEKINGKCLCVAYENLRVSQEEFFKSRDGSSSVVTEEHSEVSDGGRNRDKESNSRENEVWEVSDEKGICEPEEGESPKGLGLGLGSSTMKRRRDLLLEEARASVPESGKVMHLVKAFERLLTLPKKNEQKDEENEKKGIRWALPGLQQPPRAPETETHESSSGFCPGEYFFTAESLGFDAHVSSSLDSSRGSVSSRSSIGSRRSRRSGSFSSETVGGRKWKLKQKQQHRVTSLRPFRLRTEQRGKAKEEEFVKKLQEMMAEEEKQRIPLAQGLPWTTDEPECLVKPPVKEVTRPIDLKLHSDVRAVERADFDCQVAEKMTLIEQYKMERERQQKLEEEEEIRRLRKELVPKAQPMPYFDRPFIPRRSVRQPTVPKEPKFHCPQQKKIKCCLSLDDLGDYINAT; encoded by the exons ATGTCGTCGCAAGCTAAAGACACACCAACTGTTCGACAAAATGTCCCAAAGAATCAAGAGAATTCTAACCCTAATCTCACTAGCCCAGCCTTCAAATCCTCACCTTCTTCATCACTCCGTGGATCGAAACAAATCCATAAATCCGCGTCGAAAAACCCGACATTTGTTTCTCCTAAGAAAAAAATTAGAGAAAGGAAGTTTGTTGTGGTTGCAAAGAAGAATAATCCAAAGAAGCAGGATTCGGATTCGGGTTCGGGTGTGAATTGTAAATGTAAGGAGAAGATTAATGGGAAATGTCTGTGTGTTGCGTATGAGAATTTACGGGTTTCGCAAGAGGAATTCTTTAAGTCTAGAGATGGTAGTAGTAGTGTGGTGACAGAGGAGCATTCAGAGGTAAGTGACGGGGGTCGAAACCGGGATAAAGAGAGTAATTCGAGGGAAAATGAAGTTTGGGAGGTGTCTGATGAAAAGGGTATTTGTGAGCCGGAGGAAGGTGAATCTCCgaaagggttagggttagggttagggagTTCGACGATGAAGCGAAGGAGGGATTTGTTGTTAGAGGAAGCGAGAGCTAGTGTACCGGAGTCGGGAAAAGTGATGCATTTGGTTAAGGCATTTGAGAGGTTATTGACATTGCCTAAGAAAAATGAACAAAAGGATGAAgagaatgagaagaaagggattAGATGGGCATTGCCTGGTTTGCAACAACCACCTAGGGCACCAGAGACGGAGACACACGAGTCATCGTCTGGATTTTGCCCTGGGGAGTATTTCTTCACTGCtgagagtttagggtttgatgctCATGTTTCCTCTTCACTTGATAGTAGTAGGGGAAG TGTCTCAAGCAGAAGTTCCATTGGTAGTCGTAGAAGCCGAAGAAGT GGTTCATTTTCTTCTGAGACTGTTGGTGGAAGAAAATGGAAATTGAAGCAAAAACAACAGCATAGAGTCACATCCCTGAGACCTTTCAGGCTGAGAACTGAG CAAAGAGGAAAGGCGAAGGAGGAAGAGTTTGTCAAGAAATTGCAAGAAATGATGGCTGAAGAAGAGAAGCAGCGAATTCCTCTTGCACAGGGTCTTCCATGGACAACTGATGAGCCAGAG TGTCTGGTTAAACCACCAGTGAAAGAAGTCACCAGACCCATTGACTTGAAGCTCCATAGTGATGTCAGGGCTGTGGAACGTGCTGATTTTGACTGCCAG GTGGCTGAAAAGATGACATTGATTGAGCAATATAAAATGGAGCGAGAAAGGCAGCAAAAG ctggaagaggaagaagagataAGAAGGCTAAGGAAGGAACTAGTCCCCAAAGCTCAGCCGATGCCTTACTTTGACAGGCCTTTCATCCCCAGAAG GTCGGTTAGGCAGCCAACAGTCCCTAAAGAACCGAAGTTCCATTGTCCGCAACAAAAGAAGATTAAATGCTGCCTCTCTTTGGATGATTTGGGTGACTATATAAATGCAACATGA
- the LOC141592895 gene encoding uncharacterized protein LOC141592895 isoform X2 → MEATQTNMSSGCSNHAVSIDRCNQLAETSAYRGLIGAHPETKRRGSPSNNRFKGTVKLPDSAYHPQIPAPASPKGVSNCYVFKSRLQEYAQKVELPTPTYETIKEGPSHAPSFRSTVIVGGSRYDSLLGFYNRKAAEQSAAEVALMDLSASGDKKESISVPVHETGLCKNVLQEYAQKMNYAIPTYTCKKEGATGRSNLFSCTVDIGGIQYIGTAATSKKEAEIKAARTALLAIHSSRSVEGEFGGKNNYTVVPLKRKVPETSFPQEETPKPKKSKKNRYRNKRLKKTQPGSSDNQIQAQAENMAISVNNTTGFPTGDQNVQVAGDGQIGHCLESSAQVNGATNVVAHIGEPSEGEGDGTVQQEGDMNTGSGDTVVSLTDANSNNGPTNMTPMEASTMKFMNHEKVGNDDHDVDSITPLINTQAYQQVVLLRSDSRTEPGELGDGPTDAKALYLGVDPLEHLVAANASSLREESNTGISDAVRLDSRIEPGGLGDGPTAAKAVLPGVDPAEHVVATNASPLREESNTGISDAVRSDSTTEPGDSGDGPTDAKPLSPGVGRVDHVVAANASLLREETKVDEISAVDTVISCSDQTVNDADSNAQE, encoded by the exons ATGGAAGCTACTCAAACAAATATGTCTAGTGGCTGCAGCAATCATGCAGTATCTATTGACCGTTGCAATCAATTAGCTGAAACATCAGCT TATCGTGGCCTTATAGGAGCACACCCTGAGACTAAAAGGCGGGGTAGTCCCAGTAACAATCGATTTAAAGGGACTGTCAAACTTCCGGATTCTGCTTACCATCCACAAATCCCAGCCCCAGCCTCCCCGAAAG GAGTATCAAATTGTTATGTGTTCAAGAGTCGATTACAAGAATATGCCCAAAAAGTTGAGCTTCCTACGCCTACCTATGAGACCATTAAAGAAGGACCTTCACATGCGCCTTCTTTCAGGTCAACTGTAATAGTTGGTGGTTCTAGATATGATTCGCTCCTTGGGTTCTACAATCGCAAGGCAGCGGAACAATCAGCAGCTGAAGTTGCATTGATGGATTTATCTGCCTCCGGTGATAAGAAAGAATCAATTTCTGTACCTGTG CATGAAACTGGTTTATGTAAGAATGTACTCCAAGAGTATGCTCAGAAGATGAACTATGCCATCCCAACATATACATGCAAAAAGGAGGGTGCAACTGGTAGATCAAACCTCTTTTCATGCACTGTTGATATAGGCGGAATTCAGTACATTGGGACTGCAGCAACAAGCAAAAAAGAAGCCGAGATCAAAGCTGCAAGAACCGCGCTACTTGCAATTCATTCGAGTAGGAGTGTCGAAGGTGAGTTTGGCGGCAAAAATAATTATACAGTTGTGCCATTGAAAAGGAAGGTGCCTGAAACTTCTTTTCCCCAAGAGGAAACTCCAAAACCCAAAAAGTCAAAGAAGAATAGATACAGAAATAAACGTCTCAAGAAAACACAACCGGGTTCCTCAGATAATCAAATTCAAGCTCAAGCTGAGAACATGGCAATCTCTGTTAACAACACTACAGGCTTTCCAACTGGAGATCAGAATGTTCAAGTGGCAGGTGATGGACAAATTGGACACTGTCTGGAAAGTTCGGCTCAGGTTAACGGGGCTACAAATGTAGTTGCACATATTGGAGAACCATCTGAGGGAGAAGGTGATGGTACGGTGCAGCAAGAAGGTGACATGAACACTGGTTCAGGAGATACTGTAGTGTCATTAACAGATGCAAATAGTAATAATGGTCCTACCAATATGACCCCTATGGAAGCTTCGACAATGAAATTTATGAACCATGAGAAAGTAGGAAACGATGATCATGACGTTGACAGCATTACCCCGTTGATCAATACTCAAGCCTACCAGCAGGTTGTTTTACTAAGATCAGATTCCAGGACTGAGCCTGGTGAGTTAGGAGACGGCCCAACTGATGCAAAGGCATTGTACCTTGGTGTTGATCCATTAGAGCATCTTGTGGCCGCAAATGCCAGTTCTTTGAGGGAAGAAAGTAACACAGGAATAAGTGATGCGGTAAGATTGGATTCTAGGATCGAGCCAGGTGGTTTAGGAGATGGCCCAACTGCTGCAAAGGCAGTTTTACCTGGTGTTGATCCAGCAGAGCATGTCGTGGCCACAAATGCCAGTCCTTTGAGGGAAGAAAGCAACACGGGAATAAGTGATGCTGTAAGatcagattctacgaccgagccTGGTGATTCAGGAGATGGCCCAACTGATGCAAAGCCATTGTCACCTGGTGTTGGCCGAGTAGACCATGTAGTCGCCGCCAATGCTAGTCTGTTGAGGGAAGAAACAAAAGTGGATGAAATTAGTGCAGTTGATACTGTCATATCATGTTCCGACCAGACTGTAAATGACGCTGATTCGAATGCTCAAGAATGA